aaccaagcaaaccaAGGAAGCTATGGGCTACAGACTTTGTCATAACCAAGGGGTGGGGAATTGTCCGGAGGGGACACAGACGCCAGCACCGACGGGCAGGTGAGAAGCTTCACGAGAAATGTGGCTGCACAAAGGGACCCTGAGCGCTGTGGGCGCCCCGGGGGTCTGTGGGCTCATCACAGCCAGAGACACTAGTTTCACACGCAATGAAGCAAACCCTGTAGCTACCGAAAGGATTTTCCATGGAAGAGCTTTATGAAGGATTAAAGTCCATAACAAAAGGGGCTTGCGCCAGCTGACGGGGCTTCACCTCTCCCTGCCGCACTAGGGGAGCTCTCGGGCAGAAGGTTTTTGCTGACTTGGAATCAGAGTGTCCTGAACCACCGTTTCTGCACCGCCAGGAAGTGGGGGGCCAAGCGGGGCATCGCACCCGAAGGCTGCACGGCAGCGCTCGgtccagctgcaggcagaagggAGGGAGTTACTCTGCCACAGCAAATTCCTGCCTGGACCCATCCCAGAGCCCTGGAATGGGGGTGGCTGCCTGCAGTTGGCTGGGGGGTGGCAGGCGAGGGGGCTCTGCACTGCGGGACCCCAGCCTTGAATGCGCTCATCTGCAGAAGCACAAGCAAGCCGGGGAATGAGGCATTACTCCCAGCCAGGCCCGGCAGCGCCTGCGGGGTTCGGCTTGGCATGGGGTTTGGCTTGGCACAGGGTTAGGCTTGGCGCGGGGTTAGGCTTGGCGCAGGGTTAGGCTCAGCTTGGGATTAGGCTCAGCACAGGGTTACCTGAGGAGCCTGCAAGTGGGATGCACCACCACAGAGAAGCGCGACCGAACGGCACTTACCGTACCCGGTTGTGGGCAAGCCCAGGTGCTTCATACGGTTTTTGACAAGCTCAGAAAGCTCCTGCCGCTCGGAGCGCCGGTACAAGCTGAGGCGCTGCTGGCTGATCCACTCGGCCGTCTTGCTGGAGTGCTTGTTGCCCTTCCTGCTCAGCCGGCGTGCCCACTGCATGCTCTTGCGCCGCAGCAGCGGGTGCTCCGACTGGTCGCTGGAGCACGAGTTCCTGTGGTGGCTGGTCTTGATGCCCCAGTGCTCCTTGACGTCCTTTGTGTCCTCGCAGTCCTCGACGTTGATTGAGATCTGTGACTGGAAGCCCAGCAGGTCacggggggggagtgggggagtGGGTGTACCAAAAAGAGCCCGTCCTGTCTGTGATGGGGTGGGATCTCTCCCATGGGAGGGGATCCTTCCTCTGATGCACACGCACTCTCCCAGCACATCATATCTGTCCTGATAAAACTACCTGGCCAGCAGATTTGGGATGAGCGCTGTCGAGTGGCGTCTAATGGTATGTCGCACGTGATTTCCCGTGGGCTGCCCAAGGGACAGCCGTGCCCTGGACTCCCTCCCTTTCGTCTTGCAGCAGACATGCTGCTGCATTTCTGGTACAGCAATCCCCACTGGTGAGCTGGAATTTATTAATAAAGCAGTTTAAAGCATCGCTAAGAAAGAGGTGGATTGCGTTTAATTAAATGTAAACTTTGGGCTCCCTGTAGCTGCCTCCTACAAAGCTGAGaactgaaggtatttaaaagggaGCCTGGCTCGCTCCCCTGCTCCTTATCCTAGTTAATTACACTTCAGGGCGCTGAGGACTTTTGTCGTCCCGGGCTGCCGAAGCATCGCCCTTCCGCGGGGACAGGCAGCGCTGTGCCGGCACCGGGGGCGACAGCCAGCACAAGGCGCGTGGTGGCTCTCGGTGGCCGGAGGAGCCGCTGGCACAAGCCAGCCCAGCGCTTGCCCGCGGGCCGGGGCCTGGGGAGCCCAGGAGTCAGCGCTGACACCGCCCAGGGCTGGATGTGAGCGGCACTCACCTGCGCTCTGATGTCGTGGGGCTGCGGcgggggaaaaggaaggaaaaacaaagcatcaGCCCAACAAAaaggcagccctgctgtgcaaCATCCCCCCTGCTCCCCGGGGACTCGGTGCCATGCggcactgcagagctgtgccgAGAAAATCCCCCCGCCTGCCCgcagccaggctgctgcccGGAGAGACAGGCATGTACGCCGAGCCCGCTGACCCGGCTGGGGAACCAGGACACCGCCGCCGTAACGCTAACGAAGCGAAGGCAGagcttcccctcccctcacTCCAACCACCGCTGCTGCAACCAGGTCCGTGGCCCTGGCCAGCCGCACAGACCTCATCTCTCCAAGCGGTGATGCTCGGCTGGGaccaccagcagcccctgcctggtGCACGCCACTGCCATGCCCCTACCTCAGAGGTTGCGAACATGTGCGACTCCGTCCTGTAAATCCCAATGGGAATCTCCGCGCTGGAGGAGCAGAGCTTCTGGAAGAGGCGGCCGTATGTCCGAATCCACAGGTCGTCTTCAGTGATCTTCATCTGAGCAACAGAGGACGAACGTCAGCCACCCTGCGCTGTGCTGAGCCCACTGAGGGGCACCTTGGGGCTGCTCTGAGCTTCCCCCAGCTCAGCCACATCAGTCCCAAAAGCGAGCTGGACTCCACAAAAAGACCAAGGGCAATTTCCAACCCCAGCCTCCAGAACAGGGACTTTGTTCCTTGGTAGCTCTTGGGCTTTTGGGCTCTTGGTAGCGGTGAGGTTCCCCACACACGATACAGGGGAGCGATAACCTGGCATGTTCTGCCCGATGTTGCTTCCCCTCCACTTCCCCAGAAGAGGGGAACCCTCCACCCCCACGCGCAAGGTGACAGATCCCACCAGATCCACGATGACTTGGCCTGATGGTTTCAACCCGTGGGGAATTGGCACCTACCGCACAGAGGTAGCCAGAGCCCGGCGTGGTGTCGAGACCCAGCAGCAACCGAGTGATGGTGATCATGTAGTCCTTCACGAATGACTGGGGAGAGACATTTGGGCAGGAAACCGGAGAAGAGGTTTGCTCAGTTATTCAATGGGAGCTGCAAAGGGGCGGCTGCTCCTGCAGCGCTGCCTTACCCAGAGCCCATCGGGGACAGCCCCTGGGTGCTCCAGTCCATGCCAGCAGCTGCGGCCACATGGGGGGGCCCCTCACGGCCCCTTGCCAAGGGTTCTCACCTGGTAGAGCAGCGTGTCCAGCATGCTGATGCTGAAGACCCTCCCAGCTGCAAAGGGCAGCCTGAACATGAAGGCCAGGTTGGAGCCGTTCTCTCGCTCTttctggaagaggaaggggagatGTCAGTGCCTGTGGGGTCTCATTCAAGTCCTTGCAGGGTGCTTTCACATGCCCCAGTGTCTGGTTGAGGggtatttttctcccttgtcaGAAGATCTGTCTCAGCACAGTGACCCCACTGTCCCCCTTACTGCAGTCACAGGATGAAACCTGATTCAGAGGTCTGGTGTGCCCAGCACAGCAGTGGGCAAAGCAGCACAAACTCCAGCCACcgcataaataaataaatttgcagAAGGAGGTAGTTAGTCCAAAGATCAACTGCCCACATATTTGTTTGCTGCAGGTTATCTTGGGTAGATGCACACTAACTATGGTAGCTGCAGCATGCAGAAGAGCACAGGACCTTGAGGAGCATAAATGTCATCACTCTCAGCGTTGAATTCCCAAGGGAAGACCTTCTCTTACCTTTTCTAGCTTGGAAAGGGCAAGAGAGTAACTGTCCTTTGCTCGGAACTGCATGAACCTCATGTTGGAGGGGTGGGTCAGCTCTGTGATAATGCTGAGGCTGGGGAAGAGCCTGCAATGGAGAGAGACCTGTTGCCCTGCTGCTCACTCAGAAGTGAGAGGACTGCCTGCATTTAAACCTGAGGAAGACCAAAATCATCCCTGTGCCCGTCTAAGGTCAGAAAGAGCTGATTAGACGCTGTTTCCTAGAGCAAAGCCCAACTGCAGGTGTGTCCCACTGCCCACAGCCACCATCCCTGCCACCGCCACCCTTCCCAGCCTTGTCTCCAGCAGTAAGTGGCTGTGACAGAACCAGGGCAGCGGTCACCCCTCACCTGAACATCGTCTGAACATTGACAATTGTCTTTGCATCCGCCATGTAGTCCTCCTCAGCGCTCATTGTGCTCTCCTTGTCCACGACCACCAGGTTGTCGGCATAGATGATGCCACACTGCAGCAAGCTGTCCAGGCTGGGCAGTTCccaaagagaaaagcacaggGTCAGTCCTTGGAAATCACAGAGGGAAGCTGCATGCTGCGATGCGCAGCGCTACAGCAAGCCCAGGCTGCTCCCAACCACCAGCTCTTCACCTCCTCCTATCTACTGGGAGGGTTCAACAACCTGAAAGCCAATGGTGGGCTCAGCTCTATGGTAGAagagaatagaatcatagaatcatagaatcactatggtcggaaaagacctctaggatcggatcatctagtccaactgtcaacccaacactaccaggtctcctaaaccatgctctgaagtgccatgtctacacatcttttaaatacccccagcgatggtgactcccccacctctctgggcagcctgtgccagggcctgaccactcttgcagtgaagacattttttctaatctccaacctaaacctcccctgacgcagcttgaggccttttcctctcgttctattgctaatgacttgggagcagagagcaacccccccctcactccagcccctctcaggcagctgcagagagcgagaagggctcccctcagccccctcttctccaggctaaacccccccagctccctcagccgccccccagcacacttgtgctccagaccctgccccagccccgctgccctgaACCCTGGGGCTTCTCATGGGATGACCCCAAAGTCTAGGCTGGCGTAAACGCAACACATTTAGGCATCACCGTAAGTAACAACAGCCGCATGTGGAAACACCTACTTATCGATCGTGCCCTCCATGTAATAAACCATAGGGAAACAACAGATGGCTTCCAGAAAGTGGTGCTCGGGCCTGGAGGAAGAGCAACAGAGAGCAAGGCGGTTCGGCAAGCCCATGGGGCAAAGACAGACACAAAACCCACACAGGAGTGCCCAGGGCCAGCATCAGCCCAGGCATCCAACAGTGGCACTGCCGTTCCCCCACGATCCACCCCCACAGCAAGAGATGCCCGTGAAAACACAGGGGGGGGCTTGGTGCAGTGGAAAACATCAGCGGAAAAGTACTTGCTTGTTGTCCAGCAGCAACACAATTGGGTTCAACTCTTTACGGGACCGATAGTACGCACGAAGCGGGACGATGAAGTTATATAGTCCGTTCCCAGCCGTCTCCGCCGAAACGATAATCAGCTTGTTCTTAAACCCGTAGGCTTTGGCATCTTCAAAGCTGTTGTGCTTGCAGCCCTGTGCGGTCGAAGGCAGCGCGGAGACTCAGCGCACGGCTCGCGGACGCCCACCCACCGTCCCGCTCCCGGGGGGGCTGTGGCCCCCGGGCAGCCGCCCGCTGCCCCGTTCTACCTTGTCCAGCCTCAAGCAGCAGAAAGGGGCTTTCTCGGGTAAAAGGTGGCACAGCGTTGGGGAGCTCCCAATGTAGGGGGAGTTCGGTGGGTAGCCCTTCACGTacctgcagcagagagaaaatccaGCAGCATGAGGACATGGGGAGAGCTCTCCACGTATACAGCACTCAGACACTGGGAAAAACTGTTAAAAGCAGCAGACCCAGGGCTCAAGCACATCACTTGCTACATGCTTTGCAAAactctcctgcagcagctggaaattTTCCAGAATACACATATATGGGAACCATTTTTGCTGTGCAAAGGGCCATGAGATTGCAATGTTCCCAGCACGgatggagaaggcagcagaTAGGCCCATCGAGCGCAGTTGGAAGGAGACAGGGTAGCGAGCTCCAGGAGAGGGGGGCGCTGCTGAGACAtataaagaagcaaaaaaaaaacaccccatcATTCATTTTTAGAGTTTGTTTTGGTGAAtgtatacttaaaaaaaaaaaaaatcaccatttgTATTCTTGTTGGAACCAGAAGCAGAAATTTCATTTACAGAGCAGCTGAAAGTGGACATGAATTAAAAGCCGATCAGTAAGAGTCTGCTGATGTGGGGTAAGCTCCCCACACGGCTGCGAAAGCATCCGAACAGGTaaccagcaaagcaagtgcTTGCCTAGCTGTCATAAATTAACAGCTTTAAAGCCAcagtaaataattattttgtattttttttatttatgtgcaATGGAGAAATAGGCTCCTCTTCGCATCGGTGAGAGAAGGGAGGCGTCAGGACTGACGGACCGACCCTGTCCATCCCCAGCAGTGTCTGGCTCAGTGCAACCTCTCTGATACCCAGAGGAAACTTCTCCAAAGCCGCCCAAAAGGCTTATGGCCAAGTGGCAATTCCCCGTCTAACAGACGTTGCTGTGCTCAGAAAAAGCATCCCTCGGGCACCGTTAAACACCCATCATGTGCAACGGTCCCCGTCTCTCTCATACGAGGGGCAGCTTGACCGAAGGCAGGCGACTCACTCCACAACCGCCGACCCCTCCTCATCCGACTGCGTCATCTCGTCTTCCGACTGGTCACTGAGCAGGTCGCAGGGCAGCAAGGACGAGGTGTCAGCCAGCTCGAGGACGGGTGCAATGCTGGGCCGCCGGTTGCCCGAGCCGTTCTCCGCCGGCAGCGCCAGCTTGCTGCTGTTAGTGGGGCGGCACTCTGTGTTTTGCAGGTCCATGGCTACTGTACCTGGACACAGTGGGGAAGGAAGCACAGCAAACACGCTATAAGGAGGTGAAGAGAGCTGTGTTGGCAAAGCGTCGCGCCCTTGAGCCCTGCACAGGGACGAGGTGGGGCTCGCGAGGCCGTGCATCGTGCCGGTTAAATACAACCCAGATGAAGCTAAACCATTCACAGGCACAGGGAGTGCAGGCAAAGCACCCACCAGCGACCTCCAGCCgggcagtgctgcagggagcaTCTCCCCAGaggcacagctcagctgctccCACGGCGGGTGGCCACCTCCTGCCGAGGCTCTCATCTCCGTCTCAGCCAAACAGTGACTTTTAGATGGTCAGGAAGGCGGGGGGTTCCCCAGCACGCAAAGCGCAGGCGCTGGGCTTGCCAGGCACTGCTGCCCTGCTTGTACCCGTGCAATTTCTCTCCCCGTCTCATTTCTCTTTGCCAAAGGTCCCTGTGAACTAGCCACATAATGAGAACACTGACAAACGCTGTTCAGCAAAGTGCTTTGCGGCTTGCTGGGGCATAATCTATGCAAATTGCTGCTCATGAGTacaaatgaataaattatttgcctGAAATATAATCTGCTCATGTAGCGCAGCCTCCCCAAAACTCGCTCCCCCCAGACACAAGCTGGAAATAATGACTcgtggtattttttttatttgcgAAAAATGCACCACTCGCTACAGAGCAAACTATGCTCTTCGTCAGGCTGTGAATCATGAATGTGATTTAGGATGCAGCCAACAGCATTTATTCTTCCAGCCCGGGCTTAAGGGATTTATGCAAATACCATTAATGATAATGGACATCATGAGCTTTACAATGATATTTGAGCTTGCTAAGAGCACCCAGTGTACAAGGAGCAGTGTGTATTTTACTTGTGAGGTGACTGGGACAAGGGATGGAAAGGGATTTTCAGTGGCTCCCAGCAACACCCAGGCAGGGGGCATGGCAAGGAGtctgcaaaaagcaaaatagaacCAGACCTGGGGAGACGAAACCAAACCTGGGGGAGGAGCTGGAATGGTATGTGCAGAGCCCTATCCTGCCCTCCTGGGgagccccacagcacccctgccctgctgaggCCCCACCAACTCACCCATGCTGGCGATGATGCTGTGCACAGGCAGGCGGGACGGGCCGTCGTACGTGCCTCTCCCCGCAAAGCCCTtcttcttctgcttctcctcctgcttGAAGATGAAGGCAGAGTTCTCCTCCTTGGTGATGTTGATGTAGAAGCAGGTGTCAGATGCTGCCATGATGTGCCGTGGGCCGGGGTTCAGCAGGATGCTTTTGTTCTCCTCCCTCCGGATGCCGATCAGGCAGACGCCGTACCTGTGCCGGGAGCACGACATGGGCATTCCCAGCTGGAGAAAAGTCCCTTCGGGGCTTTGTCCCTGCACAAAGGACCTCACAGCATCCTCCAGCCGCAGCCCCGACTCCCCAGGGACACAGACTGGCAGACACGCCCTGCCCACCCCTTCCTGTCgccctcctgccctcacttCTTGTGCGCGTGGAAGGCGGCGTAGGTGAAGCTCTTCCCTTCATACTCCATGAAGAACTTGCTGTCGCCCATCCGGATGTGGTAGACCTCATTGCCTGAGCAGCGCCCGTACATCCGCTGCCACTGCTCCGGGGACTCCTGGCCCTccctgcaacagcagcagcagcgtgcGGGGATGGGACCCTCGCATGGTGCTGGGATGGGACCCCCCAGGTGCCAGGACAGGACCTACCCCCAGTGCTGGGACGGGACCCCGCTCAGTGCCGGCACAGACCCCGGCACGCCAGCCAGCTCCCGGGGCAGAGCCGCCCGGCAGGAGCGCTAATAAGCGCTGAAGCTGTTATTTAGACCAACAGGGGTGAGGTTATGGTGATGCATTTCCACGAGCTGTTGGTGTTCACAGACTGAGGAGAAGCTCGTTTTCGTTTCAGATTTTAAGTGCCTTTATCTTTAATAAGGGCTCTCGAGGGGCACAGAGGCAGGGTTCAGAGCCCGTGTTGGCAAACGACTCCGAGTACAGGGTAAGAGTCCTCTGTGAAGGATGTTCCATATTCGTTTGATCCCACATTACCCAAAATTCAGATGTTTCTGATGGGCCAAGGGGTGCAGGATGCGCACCACCGCTTTACCGGGCTGGCAGAGCTCCTCGCAGCTGTGCTTTATATGAACCCACCAAACAGCCTGCAGGGTCTGGGTTTGCACAGGCTGGGAATTAACCTTCCCTCCAGTGGGTCCATGCCAGTATAAACAAGACACTTTTATTCCCAGTCTCTGGAATGGTGGTGTTGGCCAGCCCATCTGCGCTGGTGGCTTTCCCTTACAATATTAGCTTTTGTTCTCAACCTGGCTGGGGGTCCCAGGTCCCAGTGTGCTCCCCCAGGCCCCCACCAGAACCCTCCCCTCCCAGGCCCAGAGCgcccaccagcagctctgccgtCCCTCCATGCTCAGGCTGGGGTGGtggaggcaggggcaggcaggggcaggcaggggcaggcaggggcaggcaggggcaggcaggggcaggggcaggcaggggcaggcaggggcaggcaggggcaggcaggggcagcactCACTGGCCGCGGGAGGTGTGCACCAGCAGCGTGATGAGGGTGGAGGTGGCAGGGCAGACGCAGTTCAGCGCCAGCATGGCGTATTTGCACTCCTCTTCGCAGACGACGTGATCTGAAAGGCAGAGGGGACTGTCACGGCAGGGAGGGGGGCGGCTGGGTTCCTTGGCCAGTAGTGCCCAGGGGTGCGGTAATTTTGGAGTGGTGTTGGGGGCTGggtgcttcctcctcctgccagtCCGGGAGGGCTTTCAGCCAATCCAACAGACCATGGGGAACACCACAAATGGAATTAATACAGGCAGGAAAACAGGGATGCAGTCTGGAAACCAGGTGGACACCAGCCCACCAAGGCCACTGCCGCCGTGTCCGTGGGGACACACACATGGGTCTGGGGTGCCCTCACACAGCTGTCCCCTGGTCCCAGGCACGTTGCTGCAGGCTTGCAGCACGTGCATCGTGATAAAGGGGCTGGCAGCCCTGAAATATCTTCCAGCAATCGGGAGGCGTCTCAGCACCAGGTCATGGACTCCTCCAAGACAGAAACACCGCTGGAAACATCCGTGATGGCAGGTAAGAGTCCGGAGCAGCGAAGCGAGCAGTGGTGCACGCTGCCACGCAGCCCCTCCAACTCACCGGCAAACTTGACGTGAAACTTGTTTTCAGGCTTTAAGATCTGAACGTAGAGAGGACAGTTTGGAGCAAAATCTTTCACAGCCCAGGCTCTCAGGATGGTCTGGTGGTCCTAGCCAAGGAGAAGAGCAACAGGTACTTATCTGATGGCTTACTTTCCCTAATGCTTCCACACCTGGGATGAACCCCAAAGTGCCCAGCCACCGTGGAGATGTACGGCAAGGGCTCCTCCAACGCCCACTGCTAACGGGGGATaacctccctcccctgctccccaaaacccagcacCGATGGGAAACTGGGAGCACAGAGGGAAGGCGAGCCCACGGGGGCTCAGCCAGCGGCGTGCTGCTGCATATCCCCGTGCCATCCCCATTCCACctttgtgtttctctgcagtCACTGCCTGCCCACGGGAACCCTTTGGCAGCTTCGTTACAAGCAGAAGAGCCAAATGCCAAAGGAGGGAAGGGcctcagcagcagggagggagcacGGCACCCTCTGCTCTGCACATTAGCACCTGCAGAAAAGACCCCTCCAGTGGGGCCGCGTGGGGTCAGGACAGCACGGGCAGACGGGAGCCTGGGCAGCGTACCTGGCACCGGCCGGCAGCCAGAGCTGTCAttgctgccacctcctccctctcccttggCTCCAAAACTAAGATCTTCCCAGCAAAGCCCCTGCCCAGGCTGCGGTAAGATTGCAT
The Phalacrocorax aristotelis chromosome 17, bGulAri2.1, whole genome shotgun sequence genome window above contains:
- the KCNT1 gene encoding potassium channel subfamily T member 1 isoform X6, whose product is MPFSGEERSLQGIYKPAGPAEGRGAAGAAVCTECYTNRSFVYDDGSAHRLSSPGGCGGGDDGRSCKSGVILDIAALKMTELESEVLPLPPRYRFRDLLLGDQSFQSDDRVQVEFYVNENTFKERLKLFFIKNQRSSLRIRLFNFSLKLLTCLLYIVRVLLDNPEEGIGCWECEKQNYTVFNQSTKINWSHIFWVDRKMPLWAVQVSIALISFLETMLLIYLSYKGNIWEQIFRISFILEMINTVPFIITIFWPPLRNLFIPVFLNCWLAKYALENMINDLHRAIQRTQSAMFNQVLILICTLLCLVFTGTCGIQHLERAGEKLSLFKSFYFCIVTFSTVGYGDVTPKIWPSQLLVVIMICVALVVLPLQFEELVYLWMERQKSGGNYSRHRAQTEKHVVLCVSSLKIDLLMDFLNEFYAHPRLQDYYVVILCPTEMDIQVRRVLQIPLWSQRVIYLQGSALKDQDLMRAKMDNGEACFILSSRNEVDRTAADHQTILRAWAVKDFAPNCPLYVQILKPENKFHVKFADHVVCEEECKYAMLALNCVCPATSTLITLLVHTSRGQEGQESPEQWQRMYGRCSGNEVYHIRMGDSKFFMEYEGKSFTYAAFHAHKKYGVCLIGIRREENKSILLNPGPRHIMAASDTCFYINITKEENSAFIFKQEEKQKKKGFAGRGTYDGPSRLPVHSIIASMVAMDLQNTECRPTNSSKLALPAENGSGNRRPSIAPVLELADTSSLLPCDLLSDQSEDEMTQSDEEGSAVVEYVKGYPPNSPYIGSSPTLCHLLPEKAPFCCLRLDKGCKHNSFEDAKAYGFKNKLIIVSAETAGNGLYNFIVPLRAYYRSRKELNPIVLLLDNKPEHHFLEAICCFPMVYYMEGTIDNLDSLLQCGIIYADNLVVVDKESTMSAEEDYMADAKTIVNVQTMFRLFPSLSIITELTHPSNMRFMQFRAKDSYSLALSKLEKKERENGSNLAFMFRLPFAAGRVFSISMLDTLLYQSFVKDYMITITRLLLGLDTTPGSGYLCAMKITEDDLWIRTYGRLFQKLCSSSAEIPIGIYRTESHMFATSEPHDIRAQSQISINVEDCEDTKDVKEHWGIKTSHHRNSCSSDQSEHPLLRRKSMQWARRLSRKGNKHSSKTAEWISQQRLSLYRRSERQELSELVKNRMKHLGLPTTGYDEMNDHQNTLSYVLINPPPDTRLELNDIVYLIRSDPLAHVANDGHSRKSSCSNKLGPCNPETRDETQL
- the KCNT1 gene encoding potassium channel subfamily T member 1 isoform X5, producing MPFSGEERSLQGIYKPAGPAEGRGAAGAAVCTECYTNRSFVYDDGSAHRLSSPGGCGGGDDGRSCKSGVILDIAALKMTELESEVLPLPPRYRFRDLLLGDQSFQSDDRVQVEFYVNENTFKERLKLFFIKNQRSSLRIRLFNFSLKLLTCLLYIVRVLLDNPEEGIGCWECEKQNYTVFNQSTKINWSHIFWVDRKMPLWAVQVSIALISFLETMLLIYLSYKGNIWEQIFRISFILEMINTVPFIITIFWPPLRNLFIPVFLNCWLAKYALENMINDLHRAIQRTQSAMFNQVLILICTLLCLVFTGTCGIQHLERAGEKLSLFKSFYFCIVTFSTVGYGDVTPKIWPSQLLVVIMICVALVVLPLQFEELVYLWMERQKSGGNYSRHRAQTEKHVVLCVSSLKIDLLMDFLNEFYAHPRLQDYYVVILCPTEMDIQVRRVLQIPLWSQRVIYLQGSALKDQDLMRAKMDNGEACFILSSRNEVDRTAADHQTILRAWAVKDFAPNCPLYVQILKPENKFHVKFADHVVCEEECKYAMLALNCVCPATSTLITLLVHTSRGQEGQESPEQWQRMYGRCSGNEVYHIRMGDSKFFMEYEGKSFTYAAFHAHKKYGVCLIGIRREENKSILLNPGPRHIMAASDTCFYINITKEENSAFIFKQEEKQKKKGFAGRGTYDGPSRLPVHSIIASMGTVAMDLQNTECRPTNSSKLALPAENGSGNRRPSIAPVLELADTSSLLPCDLLSDQSEDEMTQSDEEGSAVVEYVKGYPPNSPYIGSSPTLCHLLPEKAPFCCLRLDKGCKHNSFEDAKAYGFKNKLIIVSAETAGNGLYNFIVPLRAYYRSRKELNPIVLLLDNKPEHHFLEAICCFPMVYYMEGTIDNLDSLLQCGIIYADNLVVVDKESTMSAEEDYMADAKTIVNVQTMFRLFPSLSIITELTHPSNMRFMQFRAKDSYSLALSKLEKKERENGSNLAFMFRLPFAAGRVFSISMLDTLLYQSFVKDYMITITRLLLGLDTTPGSGYLCAMKITEDDLWIRTYGRLFQKLCSSSAEIPIGIYRTESHMFATSEPHDIRAQSQISINVEDCEDTKDVKEHWGIKTSHHRNSCSSDQSEHPLLRRKSMQWARRLSRKGNKHSSKTAEWISQQRLSLYRRSERQELSELVKNRMKHLGLPTTGYDEMNDHQNTLSYVLINPPPDTRLELNDIVYLIRSDPLAHVANDGHSRKSSCSNKLGPCNPETRDETQL
- the KCNT1 gene encoding potassium channel subfamily T member 1 isoform X8; protein product: MARAKLKNSPSESNSHVKTVPPATTEDVHGVSPLLPARRMGSLANDVGQRPHAEDFSVDSSFSQVQVEFYVNENTFKERLKLFFIKNQRSSLRIRLFNFSLKLLTCLLYIVRVLLDNPEEGIGCWECEKQNYTVFNQSTKINWSHIFWVDRKMPLWAVQVSIALISFLETMLLIYLSYKGNIWEQIFRISFILEMINTVPFIITIFWPPLRNLFIPVFLNCWLAKYALENMINDLHRAIQRTQSAMFNQVLILICTLLCLVFTGTCGIQHLERAGEKLSLFKSFYFCIVTFSTVGYGDVTPKIWPSQLLVVIMICVALVVLPLQFEELVYLWMERQKSGGNYSRHRAQTEKHVVLCVSSLKIDLLMDFLNEFYAHPRLQDYYVVILCPTEMDIQVRRVLQIPLWSQRVIYLQGSALKDQDLMRAKMDNGEACFILSSRNEVDRTAADHQTILRAWAVKDFAPNCPLYVQILKPENKFHVKFADHVVCEEECKYAMLALNCVCPATSTLITLLVHTSRGQEGQESPEQWQRMYGRCSGNEVYHIRMGDSKFFMEYEGKSFTYAAFHAHKKYGVCLIGIRREENKSILLNPGPRHIMAASDTCFYINITKEENSAFIFKQEEKQKKKGFAGRGTYDGPSRLPVHSIIASMGTVAMDLQNTECRPTNSSKLALPAENGSGNRRPSIAPVLELADTSSLLPCDLLSDQSEDEMTQSDEEGSAVVEYVKGYPPNSPYIGSSPTLCHLLPEKAPFCCLRLDKGCKHNSFEDAKAYGFKNKLIIVSAETAGNGLYNFIVPLRAYYRSRKELNPIVLLLDNKPEHHFLEAICCFPMVYYMEGTIDNLDSLLQCGIIYADNLVVVDKESTMSAEEDYMADAKTIVNVQTMFRLFPSLSIITELTHPSNMRFMQFRAKDSYSLALSKLEKKERENGSNLAFMFRLPFAAGRVFSISMLDTLLYQSFVKDYMITITRLLLGLDTTPGSGYLCAMKITEDDLWIRTYGRLFQKLCSSSAEIPIGIYRTESHMFATSEPHDIRAQSQISINVEDCEDTKDVKEHWGIKTSHHRNSCSSDQSEHPLLRRKSMQWARRLSRKGNKHSSKTAEWISQQRLSLYRRSERQELSELVKNRMKHLGLPTTGYDEMNDHQNTLSYVLINPPPDTRLELNDIVYLIRSDPLAHVANDGHSRKSSCSNKLGPCNPETRDETQL
- the KCNT1 gene encoding potassium channel subfamily T member 1 isoform X7, whose translation is MARAKLKNSPSESNSHVKTVPPATTEDVHGVSPLLPARRMGSLANDVGQRPHAEDFSVDSSFSQVQVEFYVNENTFKERLKLFFIKNQRSSLRIRLFNFSLKLLTCLLYIVRVLLDNPEEGIGCWECEKQNYTVFNQSTKINWSHIFWVDRKMPLWAVQVSIALISFLETMLLIYLSYKGNIWEQIFRISFILEMINTVPFIITIFWPPLRNLFIPVFLNCWLAKYALENMINDLHRAIQRTQSAMFNQVLILICTLLCLVFTGTCGIQHLERAGEKLSLFKSFYFCIVTFSTVGYGDVTPKIWPSQLLVVIMICVALVVLPLQFEELVYLWMERQKSGGNYSRHRAQTEKHVVLCVSSLKIDLLMDFLNEFYAHPRLQDYYVVILCPTEMDIQVRRVLQIPLWSQRVIYLQGSALKDQDLMRAKMDNGEACFILSSRNEVDRTAADHQTILRAWAVKDFAPNCPLYVQILKPENKFHVKFADHVVCEEECKYAMLALNCVCPATSTLITLLVHTSRGQEGQESPEQWQRMYGRCSGNEVYHIRMGDSKFFMEYEGKSFTYAAFHAHKKYGVCLIGIRREENKSILLNPGPRHIMAASDTCFYINITKEENSAFIFKQEEKQKKKGFAGRGTYDGPSRLPVHSIIASMGTVAMDLQNTECRPTNSSKLALPAENGSGNRRPSIAPVLELADTSSLLPCDLLSDQSEDEMTQSDEEGSAVVEYVKGYPPNSPYIGSSPTLCHLLPEKAPFCCLRLDKGCKHNSFEDAKAYGFKNKLIIVSAETAGNGLYNFIVPLRAYYRSRKELNPIVLLLDNKPEHHFLEAICCFPMVYYMEGTIDNLDSLLQCGIIYADNLVVVDKESTMSAEEDYMADAKTIVNVQTMFRLFPSLSIITELTHPSNMRFMQFRAKDSYSLALSKLEKKERENGSNLAFMFRLPFAAGRVFSISMLDTLLYQSFVKDYMITITRLLLGLDTTPGSGYLCAMKITEDDLWIRTYGRLFQKLCSSSAEIPIGIYRTESHMFATSEPHDIRAQSQISINVEDCEDTKDVKEHWGIKTSHHRNSCSSDQSEHPLLRRKSMQWARRLSRKGNKHSSKTAEWISQQRLSLYRRSERQELSELVKNRMKHLGLPTTGYEDVANLTASDVMNRVNLGYLQDEMNDHQNTLSYVLINPPPDTRLELNDIVYLIRSDPLAHVANDGHSRKSSCSNKLGPCNPETRDETQL